One genomic window of Micromonospora sp. WMMD1128 includes the following:
- a CDS encoding glucose 1-dehydrogenase, giving the protein MRAVTVTPGVPDSLRLTEDWPEPAPEEGAILVEAMAVGVCGTDQEIISGEYGEAPPGQERLVLGHESLGRVLEDPTGTLHPGDLVAGVVRRPDPVPCANCAVDEWDMCRNGQYTEHGIKGLPGFARDRWRLQPKFAVGLNPALESVGMLLEPTSVVAKAWDHIERIGRRAEWKPKTALITGAGPIGLLAALLASQRELSVHVLDRATTGPKPDLVRALGATYHTSTVAELDLQPDVVVECTGAPPVVLDAMCKAAPNGIVCLTGVSSGGRTINFDAGALNRELVLENNVVFGSVNAGRRHWELAAEALARADQSWLTSLVTRRVPVSAYREAYASTGDDIKVVLDFTH; this is encoded by the coding sequence GTGCGCGCTGTGACTGTGACCCCTGGTGTCCCCGACTCGCTACGCCTCACCGAGGACTGGCCCGAGCCGGCCCCCGAGGAGGGCGCGATCCTGGTCGAAGCGATGGCGGTGGGCGTCTGCGGCACCGACCAGGAGATCATCTCCGGGGAGTACGGGGAGGCGCCGCCGGGCCAGGAGCGGCTGGTGCTCGGGCACGAGTCGCTGGGTCGGGTGCTGGAGGATCCGACCGGCACGTTGCACCCCGGCGACCTGGTGGCCGGCGTGGTCCGTCGCCCCGACCCGGTCCCCTGCGCCAACTGCGCGGTGGACGAGTGGGACATGTGCCGCAACGGGCAGTACACCGAGCACGGCATCAAGGGGCTGCCCGGTTTCGCCCGGGACCGCTGGCGGCTGCAACCCAAGTTCGCCGTCGGGCTGAACCCGGCGCTGGAGTCGGTGGGCATGCTGCTGGAGCCGACGAGCGTGGTGGCGAAGGCGTGGGACCACATCGAGCGGATCGGCCGCCGGGCCGAGTGGAAGCCGAAGACCGCGCTGATCACCGGCGCCGGGCCGATCGGCCTGCTGGCCGCGTTGCTGGCCAGCCAGCGTGAGTTGTCCGTGCACGTGCTGGACCGCGCCACGACCGGCCCGAAGCCGGACCTGGTCCGTGCGCTCGGCGCGACCTACCACACCTCGACGGTCGCCGAGCTTGACCTGCAACCGGACGTGGTGGTCGAGTGCACCGGCGCGCCGCCCGTGGTGCTGGACGCGATGTGCAAGGCCGCCCCGAACGGCATCGTCTGCCTGACCGGTGTCTCCAGCGGCGGCCGGACGATCAACTTCGACGCGGGCGCGCTCAACCGGGAGCTGGTGCTGGAGAACAACGTGGTGTTCGGCTCGGTGAACGCCGGCCGCAGGCACTGGGAGCTGGCCGCCGAGGCGCTCGCCCGGGCCGACCAGTCGTGGCTGACGTCGCTCGTCACCCGCCGGGTGCCGGTCTCGGCGTACCGCGAGGCGTACGCCTCGACCGGCGACGACATCAAGGTGGTGCTGGACTTCACGCACTGA
- a CDS encoding SigE family RNA polymerase sigma factor, which translates to MTVTREPRLDDPPPEGTTGAPDGYPAVDFDGLYHAHFRSLTIQLTAYCGDLSQAQDLVQEAFCRAFARWSRVSRYDDPVAWVRRVAWNLATSRWRRLRTAQTWLHRQREEHVPGPEPDRVALTAALGRLPANQRRAVVLHHLADLSVSQIAAQEGVPEGTVKSWLHRGRAALAAQLSPTNEVNPS; encoded by the coding sequence ATGACGGTGACGAGGGAGCCACGGCTCGACGATCCGCCACCGGAGGGAACGACAGGCGCACCGGACGGGTACCCGGCGGTCGACTTCGACGGCCTCTACCACGCCCACTTCCGGTCCCTGACCATCCAGCTCACCGCCTACTGCGGCGACCTGTCGCAGGCGCAGGACCTGGTGCAGGAGGCGTTCTGCCGGGCGTTCGCCCGTTGGTCCCGGGTGTCGCGCTACGACGACCCGGTGGCCTGGGTACGCCGGGTCGCCTGGAATCTGGCCACCAGCCGCTGGCGGCGGTTGCGGACGGCGCAGACTTGGCTGCACCGGCAGCGCGAGGAGCACGTGCCGGGGCCGGAGCCGGACCGCGTCGCGTTGACCGCCGCGCTGGGCCGGCTGCCCGCGAACCAGCGCCGCGCCGTGGTGCTGCACCACCTGGCCGACCTGAGCGTCTCGCAGATCGCGGCGCAGGAAGGCGTGCCGGAGGGCACCGTCAAGTCCTGGCTGCACCGGGGCCGGGCCGCGTTGGCCGCCCAGCTCTCTCCCACGAACGAGGTGAACCCGTCATGA
- a CDS encoding glutathione S-transferase C-terminal domain-containing protein, with protein sequence MGTELNSEVGVGGSDDEVLDRTGGKYVEPGGEFTRDQRYIATRITADGRDGWPVEPGRYRLAVSRACPWANRLIIVRRLLGLEDAISQAVAGPTHDRRSWTFDLDPGGKDPVLGIERLADAYFARFPGYERGITVPALVDVPTGQVVTNDYAQMSLDLSTEWTAYHRPGAPELYPERLRAEIDEVNAVVFADVNNGVYRCGFAGSQEAYDKAYHRLFDRLDWLGERLAGQRYLVGDTITEADVRLFTTLVRFDPVYHGHFKCNRQKLSEMPVLWAYARDLFQTPGFGDTIDFDHIKRHYYEVHRDINPTGIVPLGPDLANWLTPHGREELGGRPFGDGTPPPPPPAEERVEPTHTPLR encoded by the coding sequence ATGGGAACGGAACTCAACTCGGAGGTGGGCGTGGGCGGCAGCGACGACGAGGTCCTCGACCGGACCGGCGGCAAGTACGTGGAACCGGGCGGCGAGTTCACCCGGGACCAGCGATACATCGCCACCCGGATCACCGCGGACGGGCGGGACGGCTGGCCGGTGGAGCCGGGCCGCTACCGGCTGGCGGTCAGCCGCGCCTGCCCGTGGGCGAACCGGCTGATCATCGTCCGCCGGCTGCTCGGGCTGGAGGACGCCATCTCGCAGGCCGTGGCCGGACCCACCCACGACAGGCGGAGCTGGACGTTCGACCTGGACCCGGGCGGCAAGGACCCGGTGCTCGGCATCGAACGGCTCGCCGACGCCTACTTCGCCCGGTTCCCCGGCTACGAGCGGGGCATCACCGTGCCGGCGCTTGTCGACGTGCCCACCGGGCAGGTGGTGACGAACGACTACGCGCAGATGAGCCTGGACCTGTCCACCGAGTGGACCGCATACCACCGGCCGGGCGCGCCGGAGCTGTACCCGGAGCGGCTGCGCGCCGAGATCGACGAGGTCAACGCCGTCGTCTTCGCGGACGTCAACAACGGCGTCTACAGGTGCGGCTTCGCCGGCAGCCAGGAGGCGTACGACAAGGCGTACCACCGGCTCTTCGACCGGCTGGACTGGTTGGGCGAACGGCTGGCCGGGCAGCGCTACCTGGTCGGCGACACGATCACCGAGGCGGACGTGCGGCTGTTCACCACGCTTGTGCGCTTCGACCCGGTCTATCACGGGCACTTCAAGTGCAACAGGCAGAAGCTGAGCGAGATGCCGGTGCTGTGGGCGTACGCGCGGGACCTGTTCCAGACGCCCGGCTTCGGCGACACGATCGACTTCGACCACATCAAGCGGCACTACTACGAGGTCCACCGGGACATCAACCCGACCGGCATCGTGCCGCTCGGCCCCGACCTGGCGAACTGGCTCACCCCGCACGGCCGCGAGGAGTTGGGCGGTCGCCCGTTCGGCGACGGCACCCCGCCCCCGCCGCCGCCCGCCGAGGAGCGCGTCGAGCCCACCCACACCCCGCTGCGCTGA
- a CDS encoding NADH-quinone oxidoreductase subunit B, giving the protein MQLPAVLGEPIRFVLNWGRRYSLWVFNFGLACCAIEFIATSMGRHDFMRLGVIPFAHGPRQADLMVVSGTVTDKMAPAIKRLYDQMPEPKYVISFGACSNCGGPYWDSYSVTKGVDQLIPVDVYVPGCPPRPEALLHGILRLQEKIAAEESGVGGVPRPDRLASPVDVAPRPVEALTAPPVRPPAD; this is encoded by the coding sequence GTGCAGTTGCCGGCCGTGCTCGGCGAGCCGATCCGGTTCGTGCTCAACTGGGGCCGCCGTTACTCGCTCTGGGTGTTCAACTTCGGCCTGGCCTGCTGCGCCATCGAGTTCATCGCGACGAGCATGGGCCGGCACGACTTCATGCGGCTCGGCGTGATCCCGTTCGCCCACGGCCCCCGGCAGGCCGACCTCATGGTGGTGAGCGGCACGGTCACCGACAAGATGGCCCCGGCGATCAAGCGGCTCTACGACCAGATGCCCGAACCGAAATACGTGATCTCGTTCGGCGCCTGCTCCAACTGCGGCGGTCCCTACTGGGACTCCTACTCGGTCACCAAGGGCGTCGACCAGCTCATCCCGGTCGACGTCTACGTGCCCGGCTGCCCACCGCGCCCGGAGGCGCTGCTGCACGGCATCCTCCGCCTTCAGGAGAAGATCGCCGCCGAGGAGTCGGGTGTCGGCGGCGTGCCCCGCCCGGACCGGCTCGCCTCCCCGGTGGACGTGGCCCCCCGGCCGGTCGAGGCGCTCACCGCGCCCCCGGTGCGCCCGCCGGCCGACTGA
- the proB gene encoding glutamate 5-kinase, whose protein sequence is MREAVTSARRIVVKIGSSSLTTTAGGLDDVRVDALVDTLGALVAAGREVVLVSSGAIAAGLAPLRLPRRPRDLATQQAAASVGQGLLIGRYATAFARHGRTVGQVLLTVDDVTRRAHYRNAYRTLRKLLDLRAVPIVNENDTVATEEIRFGDNDRLAALVAALVDADLLVLLSDVDALWTGDPARPGSTRITEVHGEGDLAGVNVGGVGRAGVGTGGMVTKVEAARIATGFGIPVVLTAAPLAGPALAGDPVGTFFHASSRRPAARLFWLAHATAPRGRLHLDPGAVQAVVGRRKSLLPAGITAVDGAFTAGDPVDLVDTAGAPVARGLVNYDAVELPGLLGRSTSELAAALGPAYEREVVHRDDLVLL, encoded by the coding sequence GTGCGCGAAGCAGTCACCTCGGCCCGCCGGATCGTGGTCAAGATCGGTTCGTCCTCGCTGACCACCACCGCGGGCGGCCTGGACGACGTCCGGGTCGACGCGCTCGTCGACACGCTCGGCGCGCTCGTCGCCGCCGGGCGCGAGGTGGTGCTGGTCTCCTCCGGCGCGATCGCCGCCGGCCTCGCCCCGCTCCGGCTGCCCCGACGCCCGCGCGACCTGGCCACCCAGCAGGCCGCCGCCAGCGTCGGTCAGGGCCTGCTCATCGGGCGGTACGCGACCGCGTTCGCCAGGCACGGACGCACCGTCGGGCAGGTGCTGCTCACCGTCGACGACGTGACCCGACGGGCGCACTACCGCAACGCCTACCGGACCCTACGCAAGCTGCTCGACCTGCGGGCGGTGCCGATCGTCAACGAGAACGACACGGTGGCCACCGAGGAGATCCGGTTCGGCGACAACGACCGACTCGCCGCGCTCGTCGCCGCGCTCGTCGACGCGGACCTGCTGGTGCTCCTCTCCGACGTGGACGCGCTCTGGACGGGCGACCCGGCCCGCCCGGGCAGCACCCGGATCACCGAGGTGCACGGCGAGGGCGACCTGGCCGGCGTGAACGTCGGCGGGGTCGGCCGGGCCGGGGTGGGCACCGGCGGCATGGTCACCAAGGTCGAGGCGGCGCGGATCGCCACCGGCTTCGGCATCCCGGTGGTGCTCACCGCCGCCCCGCTGGCCGGGCCGGCGCTTGCCGGCGATCCGGTCGGCACGTTCTTCCATGCCAGCAGCCGGCGTCCCGCCGCCCGGCTGTTCTGGCTGGCGCACGCCACCGCGCCACGCGGCCGGCTGCACCTCGACCCGGGCGCGGTGCAGGCCGTGGTGGGCCGGCGCAAGTCGCTGCTGCCCGCCGGCATCACCGCCGTGGACGGCGCGTTCACCGCCGGGGACCCGGTGGACCTGGTCGACACCGCCGGCGCGCCGGTGGCCCGCGGCCTGGTCAACTACGACGCGGTGGAGCTGCCCGGCCTGCTCGGCCGCTCGACGTCGGAGCTGGCCGCGGCGCTGGGCCCGGCCTACGAACGCGAGGTAGTCCACCGCGACGACCTCGTCCTGTTGTAA
- the nuoH gene encoding NADH-quinone oxidoreductase subunit NuoH, translating to MPEWVELVLRVVGVLVAFLTLPLIVGQAEHKVMAHMQGRLGPMYAGGFHGWAQLVADGIKFVQKEDVTPREADRQVFRLAPAVALVPYLLVLLVIPLGPGDLVAQPLDIGLFFVLAVVGIGVLAVLMSAWASANKYSLLGGLRGAAQLLGYELPLVLAAASVAMAAGTLSLSGIVEAWRPWWLLWQAPAMVIFFVAGLAEIRRPPFDMPVADSELVFGYMTEYTGLRFAFFLLAEYVGIVVIAALTTVLFLGGWQGPFADAQLGWLWTLLKVFAVAFVIIWLRVSYPRLREDQLQRLCWLVLVPLALAQLVLTVGIRLAM from the coding sequence ATGCCGGAGTGGGTGGAGCTGGTCCTGCGCGTCGTCGGCGTGCTCGTCGCGTTCCTCACCCTGCCGCTGATCGTCGGCCAGGCCGAGCACAAGGTGATGGCCCACATGCAGGGCCGGCTCGGGCCGATGTACGCGGGCGGCTTCCACGGCTGGGCGCAACTCGTCGCCGACGGGATCAAGTTCGTGCAGAAGGAGGACGTCACCCCGCGTGAGGCGGACCGGCAGGTGTTCCGGCTGGCGCCGGCCGTGGCGCTGGTGCCCTACCTGCTGGTGCTGCTGGTCATCCCGCTCGGCCCGGGTGACCTGGTCGCCCAGCCGCTCGACATCGGCCTGTTCTTCGTGCTGGCGGTGGTGGGCATCGGGGTGCTGGCGGTGCTCATGTCGGCCTGGGCGTCGGCCAACAAGTACAGCCTGCTCGGCGGGCTGCGCGGCGCGGCCCAGCTGCTCGGGTACGAGCTGCCGCTGGTGCTGGCCGCCGCGTCGGTGGCGATGGCGGCGGGCACGCTCAGCCTGAGCGGCATCGTCGAGGCGTGGCGCCCGTGGTGGCTCCTCTGGCAGGCGCCCGCCATGGTGATCTTCTTCGTGGCCGGGCTGGCCGAGATCCGCCGCCCGCCGTTCGACATGCCGGTGGCCGACTCCGAGCTGGTCTTCGGCTACATGACCGAGTACACCGGCCTGCGCTTCGCGTTCTTCCTGCTCGCCGAGTACGTCGGCATCGTGGTGATCGCGGCGCTGACCACGGTGTTGTTCCTGGGCGGCTGGCAGGGCCCGTTCGCCGACGCGCAGCTCGGCTGGCTGTGGACGCTGCTCAAGGTGTTCGCCGTGGCGTTCGTGATCATCTGGCTCCGGGTGAGCTACCCCCGCCTGCGCGAGGACCAGCTCCAGCGCCTCTGCTGGCTGGTCCTGGTGCCGCTCGCCCTCGCCCAGTTGGTGCTCACCGTAGGCATCCGCCTGGCGATGTAA
- a CDS encoding DUF2252 domain-containing protein, producing MTDSPEKRSAFIVDVLTEEFGASMAIDPLAFRRKFRKMAASPFAFYRGSASLFYADQRGDFASDRFLDGRTSRVWMHGDLHAENFGTYMNASGRLVFNVNDFDEAYVGPFTWDLKRFAASVALLGYAKALSDRVIGELVTGFARSYLAELRAIAAGGDDAIGSITLENADGVLRRVLQQARLSTRVDLLAAQTTVDNYERRFSLGDGVHEIDAATREQVCAAFADYLDTLPESTTRHRPVAAGIKDVVLRKGVGIGSAGLPSYNLLLEGHTEALENDVVIYMKQAQVPAVARHIDDERVRSYFRHQGHRTAESQRALQAHADPWLGFTELDGVGQLVAEVSPYAADLDWADVNEPEDLAGVLTDLGRAVARMHSVADDESSHDLVDYSTEESIVAAVDADADGFVGYLVDFAHRYGVRAREDHQLFVDLFRNGRLPGI from the coding sequence ATGACCGACTCCCCGGAGAAGCGTTCCGCCTTCATCGTCGACGTGCTGACCGAGGAGTTCGGCGCGTCGATGGCGATCGACCCGTTGGCGTTCCGCCGGAAGTTCCGCAAGATGGCCGCCTCGCCGTTCGCGTTCTACCGGGGCAGCGCGTCGCTGTTCTACGCCGACCAGCGGGGTGACTTCGCCAGCGACCGGTTCCTCGACGGCCGGACCAGCCGGGTGTGGATGCACGGCGACCTGCACGCGGAGAACTTCGGCACCTACATGAACGCCTCCGGCAGGCTCGTGTTCAACGTCAACGACTTCGACGAGGCGTACGTCGGGCCGTTCACCTGGGACTTGAAGCGCTTCGCCGCCAGCGTCGCCCTGCTCGGCTACGCCAAGGCGCTCTCCGACCGGGTGATCGGCGAGCTGGTGACCGGCTTCGCCCGGTCGTACCTGGCCGAGTTGCGGGCCATCGCGGCCGGCGGGGACGACGCGATCGGCTCGATCACGCTGGAGAACGCCGACGGGGTGCTGCGCCGGGTGCTCCAGCAGGCCCGGCTGAGCACCCGGGTGGACCTGCTCGCCGCGCAGACCACTGTCGACAACTACGAGCGCCGCTTCTCCCTCGGCGACGGCGTGCACGAGATCGACGCGGCCACCCGCGAGCAGGTCTGCGCCGCGTTCGCCGACTACCTCGACACGCTGCCCGAGTCGACCACCCGGCACCGCCCGGTGGCGGCCGGCATCAAGGACGTGGTGCTGCGCAAGGGCGTCGGCATCGGCTCGGCCGGGCTGCCGTCGTACAACCTCCTGCTGGAGGGGCACACCGAGGCGCTGGAGAACGACGTCGTCATCTACATGAAGCAGGCCCAGGTGCCGGCGGTGGCCCGGCACATCGACGACGAGCGGGTCCGGTCGTACTTCCGGCACCAGGGGCACCGCACCGCCGAGTCGCAGCGGGCGTTGCAGGCGCACGCCGACCCGTGGCTGGGCTTCACCGAGCTGGACGGCGTCGGCCAGCTCGTCGCCGAGGTCTCCCCGTACGCGGCGGACCTCGACTGGGCCGACGTCAACGAGCCCGAGGACCTGGCCGGGGTGCTCACCGACCTGGGCCGGGCGGTGGCCCGGATGCACTCGGTGGCCGACGACGAGTCCAGCCACGACCTGGTCGACTACTCCACCGAGGAGTCGATCGTGGCGGCGGTGGATGCCGACGCCGACGGTTTCGTCGGCTACCTGGTCGACTTCGCGCACCGCTACGGCGTCCGGGCGCGCGAGGACCACCAGCTCTTCGTGGACCTGTTCCGCAACGGCCGGCTACCAGGGATCTGA
- a CDS encoding aminotransferase class V-fold PLP-dependent enzyme yields MTDTAGTGALPAEGLPAAQVLDEIRALRATDRPTHGGRLFAYVYDPGVAGLDELAQAAYAESAHVNGLDPTAFPSLLAMENTLVAAAARLLGGGPGTGAPDVVGSVTGGGTESLLLAVKAARDARPDLAEPRIVAPASAHAAFAKAAHYLRVKLDAVPVDPVTLRPEVAAMTAAIRPETVLVVASAPSYAHGVVDPVAEIAAGAAAAGARCHVDACFGGWALPWLRRLGAPVPPFDFAVPGVTSISVDLHKYAYAPKGVSVLLHRDPSLRAPQFFAYADWPGYTMVNPVIASTRSGGPIAAAYATLRHLGADGYLRLAASTRDAVAGLAGAVRATEGLRLMAEPESTVVCFTADDPKLDLFVLVDELTARGWHTQPQLRYADLPASVHLTVTAAVAPRVPEFGPVLADAVAAARATGPVALPPDLLALAGGLTPEALTPDLVAGLADGLGLGDGTGVPERMAVVNTLLDAAPAALRERLLAEFVGLLQRPAW; encoded by the coding sequence ATGACCGACACGGCCGGGACGGGCGCGCTGCCCGCCGAAGGGTTGCCCGCCGCGCAGGTGTTGGACGAGATCCGGGCACTGCGGGCGACCGACCGCCCGACGCACGGCGGCCGGCTGTTCGCCTACGTCTACGACCCCGGCGTGGCCGGGCTGGACGAGCTGGCCCAGGCCGCGTACGCGGAGAGCGCGCACGTCAACGGCCTCGACCCGACCGCCTTCCCGTCGCTGCTGGCGATGGAGAACACGCTCGTCGCCGCCGCCGCCCGGCTGCTCGGCGGCGGCCCCGGCACCGGCGCGCCGGACGTGGTCGGCAGCGTCACCGGCGGCGGCACCGAGTCGCTGCTGCTGGCGGTCAAGGCGGCCCGGGACGCCCGCCCCGACCTGGCCGAGCCACGGATCGTGGCGCCGGCCAGCGCGCACGCCGCGTTCGCCAAGGCGGCCCACTACCTGCGGGTGAAACTGGACGCGGTGCCCGTCGACCCGGTGACGCTGCGCCCGGAGGTGGCCGCGATGACCGCCGCGATCCGCCCGGAGACGGTGCTCGTGGTCGCGTCCGCCCCGTCGTACGCGCACGGGGTCGTCGACCCGGTGGCGGAGATCGCCGCCGGCGCGGCGGCGGCCGGGGCGCGGTGTCACGTGGACGCCTGCTTCGGCGGCTGGGCGCTGCCCTGGCTGCGCCGGCTCGGCGCGCCGGTGCCGCCGTTCGACTTCGCCGTGCCCGGGGTCACCTCGATCTCGGTCGACCTGCACAAGTACGCGTACGCGCCGAAGGGGGTGTCGGTGCTGCTGCACCGGGACCCCTCGCTGCGCGCCCCGCAGTTCTTCGCGTACGCCGACTGGCCCGGCTACACGATGGTCAACCCGGTGATCGCCTCGACCCGGTCCGGCGGCCCGATCGCCGCGGCCTACGCCACCCTGCGCCACCTCGGCGCGGACGGCTACCTGCGGTTGGCCGCGTCGACCCGCGACGCGGTCGCCGGGCTGGCCGGCGCGGTGCGGGCGACCGAGGGCCTGCGGCTGATGGCCGAGCCGGAGTCCACAGTGGTCTGTTTCACCGCGGACGATCCGAAGCTGGACCTGTTCGTGCTCGTCGACGAGCTGACCGCGCGCGGCTGGCACACCCAGCCCCAACTCCGGTACGCCGACCTGCCGGCAAGCGTGCACCTCACGGTGACCGCCGCGGTGGCGCCCCGGGTGCCCGAGTTCGGGCCGGTGCTCGCCGACGCGGTCGCCGCGGCCCGGGCCACCGGCCCGGTGGCGCTGCCGCCGGACCTGCTGGCGCTGGCCGGCGGCCTCACCCCGGAGGCGCTCACCCCGGACCTGGTGGCCGGCCTGGCCGACGGGCTCGGCCTGGGCGACGGCACCGGTGTGCCGGAGCGGATGGCGGTGGTCAACACGCTGCTCGACGCCGCCCCGGCGGCGCTGCGGGAACGGCTGCTGGCGGAGTTCGTCGGGCTGCTCCAGCGCCCGGCCTGGTGA
- a CDS encoding NADH-quinone oxidoreductase subunit C: protein MTPEEVGRRLVALLAPVEATASVSGGQGYARATVDVPPASWADAVRAARDDAELGCDFLDWLSAVDELADGFDVVAHLWSVRHRHGLLLRTRVPRDTPVVVSVVDVFPGAAWHERETHEMFGIDFAGHGELRPLLLPPEFEGHPLRKEFVLASRVAKPWPGAKEPGESEAGGGRRPIRPPGVPAPGEWGTTPTPAGAAGAGEGPRGGTPARPARERPARPAPGARPARPPRPEPGAGSRPEPEAGSRPEAGSPREPEAGES, encoded by the coding sequence ATGACTCCGGAAGAGGTGGGCCGTCGGTTGGTCGCGCTGCTCGCGCCCGTCGAGGCCACCGCGTCTGTCTCCGGCGGTCAGGGGTACGCCCGCGCCACCGTCGACGTACCCCCGGCGAGCTGGGCGGACGCGGTGCGCGCGGCGCGCGACGACGCCGAGCTGGGCTGTGACTTCCTGGACTGGCTGTCGGCGGTGGACGAGTTGGCCGACGGCTTCGACGTGGTCGCGCACCTCTGGTCGGTCCGGCACCGGCACGGGCTGCTGCTGCGGACCCGGGTGCCCCGCGACACACCCGTCGTCGTGTCCGTGGTCGACGTCTTCCCGGGTGCCGCCTGGCACGAGCGGGAGACCCACGAGATGTTCGGGATCGACTTCGCCGGGCACGGCGAGCTGCGCCCGCTGCTGCTGCCGCCGGAGTTCGAGGGGCACCCGCTGCGCAAGGAGTTCGTACTCGCCTCGCGGGTGGCCAAGCCGTGGCCCGGCGCGAAGGAGCCGGGCGAGTCCGAGGCCGGCGGCGGGCGGCGGCCGATCCGGCCACCTGGCGTGCCCGCGCCTGGGGAGTGGGGGACGACGCCCACGCCGGCCGGTGCGGCCGGGGCGGGCGAGGGCCCACGCGGGGGTACGCCGGCCCGCCCGGCCCGCGAGCGCCCGGCGCGCCCGGCACCGGGAGCACGCCCGGCCCGCCCGCCCCGTCCGGAGCCGGGGGCGGGCTCGCGCCCCGAGCCCGAGGCGGGCTCGCGCCCCGAGGCGGGCTCGCCGCGGGAGCCCGAGGCGGGGGAGAGCTGA
- a CDS encoding MFS transporter, with amino-acid sequence MTASGLPRRVHLGYASGSLVTGAFGTVPGLLLLPYLTDTLGVAAGVAALLVLLPKAWDVLVNPVAGRISDRTRSRWGARRPYLLGGGLALAALFAAIFAAPFATGPAAAAYVALAFLATATAFAFFQVPYVAMPAELTADPAERTRLMTWRVAVLALAILVSGAVAPAVVAAGGDGVPGHRWMGLFVAALIVVGTVGAFLGTRSAPAGTVGESEPSLRAQLTVAGRNRPFRVLLVCFVIQSAGVATVLAGVKYFADQVLRAPDSGPTLLFACFVAPALLVMPLWSRAGARLGKRTSLVAASLLFAAGALALVAAPALPAAAVYAVVALIGVGYAGQQVFALAMLPDCIAYDTARTGRRQAGVFTGLWTAGETFGLALGPGIYGLVLQLSGYVSSSTGSAAAQPAAARLGVLLGFTVLPALLVAAPVALLRGYTLTPAHLTATAAQSARA; translated from the coding sequence ATGACCGCTTCGGGCCTGCCCCGCCGGGTGCACCTCGGGTACGCGTCGGGCTCCCTTGTCACCGGCGCGTTCGGGACCGTGCCCGGGCTGCTCCTGCTGCCCTACCTGACCGACACGTTGGGCGTGGCGGCCGGCGTGGCCGCGCTGCTGGTGCTGCTGCCGAAGGCGTGGGACGTGCTCGTCAACCCGGTCGCCGGGCGGATCTCCGACCGGACCCGCTCCCGCTGGGGCGCCCGCCGGCCCTACCTGCTCGGCGGCGGACTGGCCCTGGCGGCGCTGTTCGCCGCGATCTTCGCCGCGCCGTTCGCGACCGGTCCGGCCGCCGCCGCGTACGTGGCGCTCGCGTTCCTGGCCACCGCCACCGCGTTCGCGTTCTTCCAGGTGCCGTACGTGGCCATGCCGGCCGAGTTGACCGCCGACCCGGCGGAGCGTACCCGGCTGATGACCTGGCGGGTCGCGGTGCTGGCGCTCGCCATCCTGGTCTCCGGCGCGGTGGCCCCGGCGGTGGTGGCCGCCGGCGGCGACGGCGTCCCCGGCCACCGGTGGATGGGCCTGTTCGTCGCGGCGCTGATCGTGGTGGGCACGGTCGGCGCGTTCCTGGGCACCCGGTCCGCGCCGGCCGGGACGGTGGGGGAGAGCGAGCCGAGCCTGCGCGCCCAGCTCACCGTCGCCGGGCGCAACCGGCCGTTCCGGGTGCTGCTGGTCTGCTTCGTGATCCAGTCCGCCGGGGTGGCCACCGTGCTGGCCGGCGTGAAGTACTTCGCCGACCAGGTACTGCGCGCGCCGGACAGCGGCCCGACGCTGCTGTTCGCCTGCTTCGTCGCGCCGGCCCTGCTGGTCATGCCGCTCTGGAGCCGGGCCGGCGCCCGACTCGGCAAGCGCACGTCGCTCGTCGCCGCGTCGCTGCTCTTCGCGGCCGGCGCGCTCGCCCTGGTCGCCGCGCCCGCGCTGCCGGCCGCCGCGGTGTACGCAGTGGTCGCGCTGATCGGCGTCGGGTACGCCGGCCAGCAGGTCTTCGCGCTGGCCATGCTGCCGGACTGCATCGCGTACGACACCGCGCGCACCGGCCGCCGCCAGGCCGGCGTGTTCACCGGGCTGTGGACCGCCGGGGAGACGTTCGGTCTGGCCCTGGGCCCGGGCATCTACGGCCTGGTGCTCCAGCTCTCCGGCTACGTCTCCTCGTCGACCGGGTCCGCCGCCGCCCAACCGGCCGCCGCCCGGCTCGGTGTGCTGCTCGGCTTCACCGTCCTGCCGGCCCTGCTGGTGGCCGCCCCGGTGGCGCTGCTGCGCGGCTACACGCTCACCCCGGCCCACCTGACCGCCACCGCCGCGCAGTCGGCGCGGGCGTGA